AACTTTGCCGAGGATCGTCTTGGGCAGCTCCTGCTGAAAAACGATTTTTTTCGGCATTTTATATTTAGCCAGTTTGCCGGTGCAAAAAGCAAAAAGATCGCTCTCACGGAGCGTGTGATTGGGCTTGGGCACCACAATCGCCTTGACCACAGCGCCATAGTGTGCGTCCGGCATGCCCAGCACCGCCGCCTCAGCCACCGCTGGATGCTCGAGCAGAACGGCCTCCACCTCGCTGGGAAAGATGTTATACCCGCCGCAAGAAATGATATCCTTTTTGCGGTCGATGACAAAGAAAAAGCCGTCCTCATCCTCATAGCCGATGTCGCCGGTGAACAGCCATCCATCAGCCGATCGCACGCGGGCGGTCTCTTCCTCCTCCTGCCAGTATCCTTCCATGACCTGCGGGCCGCGGACCTGGATCTCTCCGATCTGGTGAAGACCCAAAGGCTTTTGGGTGAACAGATCACAGATGCGGGCTTCGGTATTAGGCAGCGGCAGGCCGATGCTGCCACCTTTTCGCTTGCCGTGTACAGGATTACAGTGGGTGATGGGCGACGCCTCAGTGAGGCCATAGCCCTCCACCAGATGCCCCTTGGTCAGTTTCTCGAATTCATCTTGCAACGACAGCGGCAGCGCTGCGCCGCCGCTGATGCAGGCGCGCACCGAGGAGAGATCGACCGGCCGGCGGCGGGCGTAATGGACCACAGAGCTGTACATGGTCGGCACGCCGGGGAACAGCGTCACCCGGTATTTTTTTATGTCGCGGACCACCCGCTTCAGGTCAAAGCGTGGATGCAAAACCAGCGTGGCCTGCGCCTGTACCGCCAGATGATGACACGCGGTCATGCCATAGCTGTGGCTCAGGGGCAGCACGCCCAGCAGGGTCTCACTGCGGTCCTGCACATCGCCGATCCAGGCGCGCGCCTGCAGCGTATTGGCCACTGCATTGCGATGGCTGATCATGGCGGCCTTGGCGATGCCGGTGACACCGCCGGTGAACAGCAGCAGTGCAGGCAAGGCGGTGCGGATGGGCGCCAGCACAGTGGACGGCCGGTATGCCAGCAACTGGCGAAAGAAAAGCGTATCCGATGTGCGGTTGATCTTGTTCAGAGTTTGTCGCATCTGCTTTTGCACCTGCATCGCCCAGTTGAGCAAAGGCGGCATATACGTCTCCAGACAGGCGACCACCACATGGGTCAGTTTGGTCTGTGTGCGGATGTTATTCACTCTGCCGTAAAGGCGATCCAGTACGATCAACACCCGGGCACGGCTCAATTCCAGTTGGTGTAGCAGTTCTCTTTCGCTGTTGAGGGGATTGATGGGCACGACCACGGCGCCGGCATAGAGCGCAGCCCAGTAGCTGATCATAAACTGCGGAATATTGGGCATGCACAGCGCCACCCGATCACCGGGCTGGACGCCGAGTTTCTGCAATCCGGCGGCGAATCGCTGTGATAGATCGTGAAGCCGCTGATAAGTGAATTTGCGGTTGTAGTAAACCATGGCGATCTTGCGGCCTGCCTCCCGACTGGCCGTATCGAGAAAATGATAAAGCGGCACATCCGGCAGATCGATGCGGAAGGGCA
The genomic region above belongs to bacterium and contains:
- a CDS encoding long-chain fatty acid--CoA ligase, translating into MGILKEWSLYARAARLSLAAVRKKFFRHASTAPDERWFKHYDAAVPFRIDLPDVPLYHFLDTASREAGRKIAMVYYNRKFTYQRLHDLSQRFAAGLQKLGVQPGDRVALCMPNIPQFMISYWAALYAGAVVVPINPLNSERELLHQLELSRARVLIVLDRLYGRVNNIRTQTKLTHVVVACLETYMPPLLNWAMQVQKQMRQTLNKINRTSDTLFFRQLLAYRPSTVLAPIRTALPALLLFTGGVTGIAKAAMISHRNAVANTLQARAWIGDVQDRSETLLGVLPLSHSYGMTACHHLAVQAQATLVLHPRFDLKRVVRDIKKYRVTLFPGVPTMYSSVVHYARRRPVDLSSVRACISGGAALPLSLQDEFEKLTKGHLVEGYGLTEASPITHCNPVHGKRKGGSIGLPLPNTEARICDLFTQKPLGLHQIGEIQVRGPQVMEGYWQEEEETARVRSADGWLFTGDIGYEDEDGFFFVIDRKKDIISCGGYNIFPSEVEAVLLEHPAVAEAAVLGMPDAHYGAVVKAIVVPKPNHTLRESDLFAFCTGKLAKYKMPKKIVFQQELPKTILGKVLKYQLADLQNPVC